One genomic region from Fictibacillus marinisediminis encodes:
- the asnB gene encoding asparagine synthase (glutamine-hydrolyzing), which produces MCGIAGWVNWSEDLSQQQSILRDMTGAIEHRGPDADGFWFSLRAAFGHRRLIVIDPEGGLQPMLNEQGEQTLALTYNGEIYNFMELKKELEERGHTFRTHSDTEVLLHSYMEWEEECVDHLNGIFAFAIWDEKRKKLFMGRDHLGVKPLFYAQRGNSIIFGSELKVLLAHPAIEPEVDKEGLAEVFSLGPMRTPGVGVFKDVKEVRAGHSITFTSSQTRVRQYWKVQSKEHTDDVQTTAEKIRSLLEDTVKRQLISDLPLVSMLSGGLDSSGLTALAGKDFKEAGKILHTYSIDFANSAEHFQTDLLHLGLDGPWVKRVSEHVRTQHHSTVLGANDLLDNFLKPLYARDLPGLGEMETSLYLLFREMKKDATVALSGESADEVFSGYPWFHQDEFLNGSTFPWRQSRGNFGNILSGEASASIRPDEYADHRYQEALAEVPELAGESELGAKQRQMSYQFITRFLPFMLDRKDRMSMAVGFEVRVPFCDYRLVEYLWNVPWEMKSVDNIEKGILRRALKGYLPDDVRNRRKSAYPTAQDPVYFGAIKKWFMDIVEDSNAPLRPLIDTNKIRTVAEGKTGMSEGQATKLMEYLIHVNTWLKDYHIKLV; this is translated from the coding sequence ATGTGTGGTATTGCAGGCTGGGTTAACTGGTCAGAAGACCTATCTCAACAACAATCTATTCTGCGGGACATGACAGGAGCGATCGAGCATCGTGGACCGGATGCAGACGGCTTTTGGTTTTCGCTTCGAGCAGCCTTCGGTCACCGGCGCCTGATTGTTATCGATCCTGAAGGCGGGCTTCAGCCCATGCTTAATGAACAAGGAGAGCAGACACTTGCTCTGACCTATAATGGTGAAATTTATAATTTTATGGAATTAAAAAAAGAACTGGAGGAACGGGGCCATACATTCCGTACCCATTCAGATACAGAAGTTCTTCTTCATTCTTATATGGAGTGGGAAGAAGAATGTGTCGATCATTTAAATGGTATTTTTGCTTTTGCCATCTGGGATGAAAAGAGGAAGAAACTGTTCATGGGACGTGACCATCTTGGGGTAAAGCCTCTCTTTTATGCACAGCGCGGCAACTCCATTATTTTCGGCTCTGAGCTGAAGGTGCTGCTCGCCCACCCGGCTATTGAGCCTGAGGTGGACAAAGAGGGCCTTGCAGAAGTATTTTCTCTCGGCCCGATGCGCACTCCGGGTGTAGGTGTTTTTAAGGATGTAAAAGAAGTACGCGCAGGACACAGCATCACGTTTACAAGCAGCCAGACGCGTGTCAGGCAATATTGGAAGGTGCAAAGCAAAGAGCATACCGATGACGTTCAAACGACTGCAGAGAAGATTCGATCTCTGCTCGAAGATACGGTAAAACGCCAGCTCATTTCCGACTTGCCGCTCGTATCCATGCTATCCGGCGGACTCGATTCAAGCGGATTGACAGCACTTGCAGGAAAGGATTTTAAAGAAGCAGGAAAGATTCTTCATACGTATTCCATTGATTTTGCCAACAGTGCAGAACATTTCCAGACGGATTTGCTCCACTTAGGGCTTGACGGACCTTGGGTAAAACGCGTGTCTGAACACGTTAGAACCCAGCATCACTCTACTGTCCTTGGGGCCAATGATCTGTTGGACAACTTCCTGAAGCCGCTGTATGCACGGGATCTTCCAGGACTTGGAGAGATGGAGACCTCCCTCTATCTTCTGTTCAGAGAGATGAAAAAGGACGCCACCGTCGCTCTCTCAGGAGAATCTGCGGATGAGGTATTCAGCGGATATCCTTGGTTCCATCAGGATGAGTTTCTGAATGGCAGCACGTTCCCATGGCGCCAGAGCCGCGGTAACTTTGGCAATATCCTGTCAGGGGAAGCGAGCGCCTCTATACGGCCTGATGAGTATGCGGATCACCGCTATCAGGAAGCATTGGCAGAAGTTCCTGAATTGGCCGGAGAGAGCGAGCTTGGAGCCAAACAGCGTCAAATGTCATATCAGTTCATCACCCGCTTCCTGCCGTTCATGCTCGACCGTAAGGACCGCATGAGCATGGCCGTCGGCTTCGAAGTCCGTGTTCCATTCTGTGACTATCGCTTGGTCGAATATCTCTGGAATGTTCCGTGGGAAATGAAAAGCGTCGACAACATCGAAAAAGGAATTCTTCGCCGCGCATTAAAAGGCTATCTTCCTGACGATGTCAGAAACCGACGTAAAAGTGCCTACCCGACCGCACAGGATCCAGTCTATTTCGGAGCCATCAAAAAATGGTTCATGGACATTGTGGAAGACAGCAATGCACCGCTTCGTCCATTGATCGATACGAATAAAATCAGAACGGTCGCTGAAGGAAAAACCGGAATGAGCGAGGGACAAGCCACAAAGCTGATGGAATATCTCATTCACGTCAACACTTGGCTGAAAGATTACCACATCAAACTTGTATAA
- the fabZ gene encoding 3-hydroxyacyl-ACP dehydratase FabZ, translating into MKLNIEQIKEIIPHRYPFLLLDTIEELEPGKRAVGKKNITANEEVFNGHFPDYNIFPGVLTLEACAQTGAVALLSLDEYKGKIAMFAGADRVRWKRQVRPGDTLLMEVELLQIRRGIGKGKVTATVDGELAMDAEITFAVGR; encoded by the coding sequence ATGAAATTAAACATTGAACAGATCAAAGAAATTATCCCTCATCGTTATCCATTTTTGCTTCTTGATACCATTGAAGAGCTCGAGCCGGGAAAACGGGCGGTCGGAAAGAAAAATATTACGGCCAACGAGGAAGTATTTAATGGGCATTTTCCTGATTATAATATTTTCCCAGGCGTATTAACCTTAGAAGCTTGTGCCCAAACCGGAGCGGTGGCGCTCTTGTCTTTGGATGAGTACAAAGGAAAGATTGCTATGTTTGCCGGTGCAGACAGAGTAAGATGGAAGCGCCAGGTAAGACCGGGAGACACATTGTTAATGGAAGTGGAGCTGCTTCAAATTCGCCGAGGAATCGGAAAAGGGAAAGTAACGGCAACAGTGGACGGCGAGCTCGCAATGGACGCTGAAATTACATTTGCTGTTGGAAGATAG
- a CDS encoding DNA-directed RNA polymerase subunit beta, translating into MANELSREEYRKNKMAVMKQEEAVKEKNPKSRENKKKEQKTGKSKRRRFPIWLRLIVIIVLMVICLVVGAVIGYSVVGDGKAGDVFEKDTWTHISDLVSKDK; encoded by the coding sequence ATGGCGAACGAGCTCAGCAGGGAAGAATACCGTAAAAATAAAATGGCAGTGATGAAGCAAGAGGAAGCGGTTAAGGAAAAGAATCCAAAATCGCGGGAAAACAAAAAGAAAGAGCAAAAGACCGGGAAGTCAAAAAGACGCCGTTTTCCGATCTGGCTCCGTCTGATTGTGATTATTGTTTTAATGGTGATCTGCCTTGTAGTTGGAGCCGTTATTGGCTATTCTGTCGTAGGCGACGGCAAAGCGGGAGATGTGTTCGAGAAAGACACATGGACCCATATATCGGATTTGGTGAGCAAAGATAAGTAG
- a CDS encoding flagellar hook-basal body protein — MNTSMINASVTMGQLQQKLDTTANNMANSNTNGFKRRNVQFSDLLFQQINNKFDSKKEVGRLTPVGIRAGSGARVSSTAVSLEMGAIKTTERPLDIALLSPELFFQVQKKDTDGKTVMEYTRDGAFYLKPGGGKGDLELVTSDGSAVMGDKGPIRIPSEYKEISIGQNGNISVTLSNGRIVNSGRMALVDVVHPQLLKAVGHNFRIPAGVNENQVVRAANPASVNMQQGALEMSNVNTGNEMTDIINMQRSYQFNARTITMADQMMGLVNGIR, encoded by the coding sequence TTGAATACATCTATGATTAACGCTTCAGTGACCATGGGACAGCTGCAGCAGAAGCTCGATACAACGGCCAACAATATGGCGAATAGCAATACTAATGGCTTTAAGCGAAGAAATGTTCAATTTTCTGACCTTCTTTTTCAGCAGATCAATAATAAATTTGATAGCAAAAAAGAAGTCGGCCGCCTTACCCCTGTGGGAATTCGTGCAGGAAGCGGTGCGAGAGTCAGCTCTACGGCAGTCAGCCTGGAGATGGGGGCGATCAAGACGACAGAACGCCCGCTGGACATCGCCCTATTGAGCCCTGAGCTCTTTTTCCAGGTCCAGAAAAAGGACACCGATGGAAAAACCGTAATGGAATACACACGTGATGGTGCGTTTTATTTAAAGCCAGGAGGAGGGAAGGGTGACCTTGAACTCGTTACCTCTGACGGCAGTGCGGTGATGGGGGATAAGGGGCCGATTCGTATTCCTTCTGAATACAAAGAAATTTCTATTGGACAAAACGGGAATATTTCGGTAACGTTAAGTAATGGAAGGATCGTCAACAGCGGCAGAATGGCGCTCGTTGATGTCGTCCATCCCCAGCTGCTTAAAGCAGTGGGGCACAATTTTAGAATTCCGGCTGGTGTAAATGAAAATCAAGTGGTTCGGGCGGCAAACCCGGCTAGCGTTAATATGCAGCAGGGTGCCCTTGAGATGTCCAACGTAAATACAGGAAATGAAATGACGGATATCATCAATATGCAGCGATCCTACCAGTTCAACGCACGCACCATTACGATGGCTGACCAGATGATGGGGCTTGTCAACGGAATTCGTTAA
- a CDS encoding flagellar hook-basal body protein, with amino-acid sequence MLRGFYTAAAGMIAQQRRQEMLSNNIANINTPGYKADQSSLRTFPSMLLERMDSNGKTPLTIPGQKQSGQLATGVYMQEAIPNFVQGDMQESGVNTDLALVQGSVPIDKKTGKPGSLFYMVETAAGETRYTRNGHFAVDAKNNLVTADGNYVLDTNGKHITVSDENFTVNGEGVILDHGRNAGRLGVALITNPMDLVKEGNGLMKLQSTQKPGSATANPQVAYQVKQGFVERSNVDAEQSMTDMMEAYRSFEANQKVLQAYDRSMEKAANEVGKIG; translated from the coding sequence GTGCTAAGAGGATTTTATACTGCAGCTGCCGGAATGATTGCTCAGCAGCGGCGCCAGGAAATGCTGAGCAACAACATTGCCAATATCAATACACCGGGCTATAAGGCAGATCAGTCATCGCTTAGGACGTTTCCTTCCATGCTGTTAGAACGAATGGACTCAAACGGGAAAACGCCATTAACCATTCCAGGCCAAAAACAGAGCGGCCAGCTGGCGACAGGTGTCTACATGCAGGAAGCCATTCCGAACTTTGTTCAGGGAGATATGCAGGAAAGCGGTGTGAACACCGATCTTGCTCTCGTGCAGGGTTCCGTTCCAATCGATAAAAAAACGGGCAAGCCAGGGTCGTTATTCTATATGGTGGAAACCGCCGCAGGTGAAACACGCTATACCCGGAACGGCCATTTCGCCGTAGATGCCAAAAACAATCTGGTGACTGCGGACGGGAACTATGTTTTGGATACAAACGGAAAACATATCACTGTCTCTGATGAAAATTTCACAGTAAACGGAGAGGGCGTCATTCTTGATCACGGACGTAATGCAGGCAGATTGGGAGTGGCACTGATTACGAACCCGATGGATCTGGTGAAAGAGGGCAACGGCTTAATGAAGCTTCAAAGCACTCAGAAACCGGGCTCTGCCACAGCAAATCCGCAGGTCGCCTATCAAGTAAAACAAGGGTTTGTTGAACGTTCCAATGTAGATGCTGAACAATCCATGACAGATATGATGGAAGCTTACCGTTCATTTGAAGCCAATCAAAAAGTGCTTCAGGCTTATGACCGAAGCATGGAGAAAGCAGCGAATGAAGTAGGAAAGATCGGATAA
- a CDS encoding rod shape-determining protein, whose product MFSRDVGIDLGTANVLIYVKGKGIVLDEPSVVAIDTNTGKALAVGEEARRMVGRTPGNIVAIRPLKDGVIADFEVTEQMLRHFINKINVKGMLTKPRILICTPANITSVEQKAIREAAEKCGGKAIYLEEEPKVAAVGAGMDIFQPSGNMVVDIGGGTTDVAVLSMGDIVTASSIKMGGDKLDSEILNYIKKEYKLLIGERTSENIKLNVATVFPGARNEEMDIRGRDMVTGLPRSVTIRSEEITEALLEPVMMMVHAARSVLEKTPPELSADIIDRGIILTGGGALLHGIDQLFAQELKVPIFIAEEPMKAVANGTGLMLEHIDKLPKRKIK is encoded by the coding sequence ATGTTTTCAAGGGATGTTGGTATTGACCTCGGTACGGCCAATGTACTGATTTACGTAAAAGGAAAAGGGATTGTACTGGATGAGCCATCTGTTGTGGCGATTGACACAAACACGGGGAAAGCGCTTGCTGTAGGTGAAGAAGCCCGCAGGATGGTGGGACGTACTCCAGGCAATATCGTCGCGATCCGTCCGTTAAAAGATGGAGTAATCGCTGATTTTGAAGTAACAGAGCAGATGTTAAGACATTTTATTAATAAAATAAATGTAAAGGGTATGCTTACCAAACCGAGAATTCTGATCTGCACCCCTGCAAACATTACCTCTGTTGAACAAAAAGCGATTCGGGAAGCCGCTGAAAAATGCGGAGGAAAAGCGATCTATTTAGAAGAAGAACCGAAAGTGGCGGCAGTGGGAGCAGGTATGGATATCTTCCAGCCGAGCGGCAACATGGTTGTTGATATCGGCGGCGGAACAACAGACGTTGCAGTATTATCCATGGGCGATATCGTTACGGCTTCTTCCATTAAGATGGGTGGGGACAAGCTTGACAGTGAAATCCTAAACTACATCAAGAAAGAATATAAGCTGTTGATCGGAGAACGAACATCAGAAAACATTAAATTAAACGTGGCCACCGTCTTCCCTGGTGCTCGAAATGAGGAGATGGATATTCGCGGGCGTGACATGGTAACAGGCCTTCCGCGATCGGTTACCATCCGTTCAGAAGAAATCACGGAAGCCCTGCTTGAGCCAGTCATGATGATGGTCCATGCCGCAAGAAGCGTCCTTGAAAAAACGCCTCCTGAACTTTCTGCGGATATCATTGACCGCGGGATCATCTTAACGGGCGGAGGAGCATTGCTCCATGGTATTGACCAGCTGTTCGCCCAGGAGCTGAAGGTTCCTATTTTTATAGCGGAGGAACCGATGAAGGCTGTAGCAAACGGTACCGGCCTTATGCTTGAACACATCGATAAGCTTCCAAAACGGAAAATAAAATAA
- the spoIIID gene encoding sporulation transcriptional regulator SpoIIID codes for MHDYIKERTIKIGRYIVETRKTVRMIAKEFGVSKSTVHKDLTERLPEINPDLANNVKEILEYHKSIRHLRGGEATRVKYKKGAEEVVQ; via the coding sequence GTGCACGATTACATCAAAGAACGAACCATCAAGATAGGAAGGTATATCGTGGAGACAAGAAAAACAGTGCGTATGATCGCAAAAGAATTTGGTGTCTCGAAAAGCACCGTTCATAAAGATCTAACGGAACGATTACCTGAAATCAACCCGGATTTGGCGAACAACGTGAAAGAAATTTTAGAGTACCATAAGTCCATCAGACATCTACGGGGTGGTGAAGCGACACGGGTAAAGTACAAAAAGGGTGCAGAGGAAGTCGTACAATAA
- a CDS encoding M23 family metallopeptidase, producing the protein MKDEEKQSQKTIPLKSRKVGRFMKKRWVYPAVYLAFAAVVLASVLWYQNEASNSKDTPNSAFDNHNKAVPVSVSKEVFKMPAKDPNSVAIKKEFFDPDASAKEQEAALVFYNNIYYQNKGIDLAAESGKTFDVAAAMSGNVTKSVKDPELGYVVEVEHTNGLVTHYSSLASVKVKEGDRVNQGEVVGTAGQNLYDKDAKIHAHFEIRKDGIAVDPVSAWNQSASQIEKLADKEEQASNKEEKASVEKSKSDSVQDSSTAPKKNKEKESSSTSENSKQSSANDN; encoded by the coding sequence ATGAAAGATGAAGAAAAACAATCCCAAAAAACAATTCCGCTAAAAAGCAGGAAAGTGGGCAGGTTTATGAAAAAACGCTGGGTATATCCGGCAGTCTATCTCGCTTTTGCCGCAGTAGTACTAGCTTCCGTCTTGTGGTATCAAAATGAAGCTTCTAATTCTAAGGATACGCCGAACAGTGCTTTTGACAATCATAATAAAGCCGTTCCGGTAAGTGTTTCTAAAGAAGTATTCAAGATGCCGGCAAAGGATCCAAACAGCGTAGCGATTAAAAAAGAATTCTTTGATCCTGATGCATCTGCTAAAGAACAAGAAGCTGCTCTCGTATTTTATAATAATATCTACTACCAAAATAAAGGAATTGACCTTGCTGCTGAGAGCGGAAAAACATTTGATGTCGCTGCTGCCATGAGTGGTAATGTTACAAAATCAGTGAAAGATCCAGAGCTTGGCTACGTTGTTGAAGTTGAGCATACGAACGGCCTTGTTACACACTACTCTTCTTTAGCCTCTGTAAAAGTGAAAGAAGGCGACAGAGTAAACCAAGGTGAAGTTGTCGGTACAGCCGGCCAAAACCTGTATGACAAGGACGCCAAAATTCATGCTCACTTTGAAATCCGCAAAGATGGAATCGCTGTAGATCCTGTATCTGCATGGAACCAATCGGCTTCCCAAATTGAGAAGCTAGCGGATAAGGAAGAACAAGCGAGCAATAAGGAAGAGAAAGCTTCAGTTGAAAAAAGCAAATCTGACAGTGTTCAGGACAGCAGTACTGCTCCTAAGAAAAACAAAGAAAAAGAATCTTCTTCAACCAGCGAAAACTCTAAACAGTCATCTGCAAACGACAACTGA
- the spoIID gene encoding stage II sporulation protein D, with amino-acid sequence MFMRMKPITFFVSVFVVVTVLLPALLVLPYSSKSSFLLETKPKEIKRAAIPSLASTLAVPVYRTAEKKVEKVALEEYVKGVVASEMPADFKLEALKAQALTARTYIARLLDSAQGGNLPGGAAVTDSILHQVYKNDDELKKLWGDEYPEKMKKITKAVAETKGKILTYDGKPIFASFFSTSNGYTENSEDYWGTKYPYLKSVKSPWDQNTPKFVQKQEISLLDVEKRLGVVIQKDGEVGTITEKTAGNRIARITIDGKSFRGKEIREKLGLRSADFTLTKKKQEVIAVTRGFGHGVGMSQYGANGMAKAGKNYKQIVKYYYKGVAISEYKPDPGRSTAKQ; translated from the coding sequence ATGTTCATGAGAATGAAGCCGATTACCTTCTTCGTCTCTGTCTTTGTTGTGGTCACCGTCCTTCTTCCGGCTTTGCTCGTGCTTCCCTACTCTTCCAAATCATCCTTTTTGCTAGAGACCAAGCCGAAGGAAATCAAACGAGCTGCGATACCGAGTCTAGCTTCGACACTTGCTGTACCCGTCTACCGCACAGCTGAGAAAAAGGTGGAAAAGGTCGCGCTCGAGGAGTACGTCAAAGGAGTCGTCGCTTCTGAAATGCCCGCTGACTTTAAACTTGAGGCGTTAAAGGCTCAAGCGTTAACAGCCAGAACGTACATCGCCAGGCTTTTGGACAGCGCTCAAGGGGGAAACCTTCCAGGCGGGGCGGCTGTAACGGATTCCATTCTTCATCAGGTCTACAAAAATGATGATGAATTGAAGAAGCTGTGGGGAGACGAATATCCAGAAAAGATGAAGAAGATCACCAAAGCGGTAGCAGAGACGAAAGGAAAGATTTTAACGTACGACGGGAAACCGATCTTTGCGAGTTTCTTTTCAACAAGCAATGGCTATACCGAAAACAGCGAGGACTATTGGGGAACGAAATATCCTTATTTAAAAAGCGTAAAAAGCCCGTGGGATCAAAACACTCCTAAATTCGTCCAGAAGCAGGAGATCTCTTTGCTGGATGTTGAGAAAAGGCTGGGGGTCGTAATTCAAAAGGACGGAGAAGTGGGGACGATAACAGAGAAAACCGCTGGAAACCGGATCGCCCGTATAACCATTGACGGAAAAAGCTTTAGGGGCAAGGAGATCCGTGAGAAGCTTGGTCTTCGCTCAGCCGATTTTACGCTGACGAAAAAGAAACAAGAAGTAATTGCCGTGACGAGAGGCTTCGGCCATGGAGTGGGGATGAGCCAGTATGGGGCAAACGGCATGGCGAAGGCCGGCAAGAACTACAAGCAAATTGTAAAATACTATTACAAAGGAGTGGCCATTTCAGAATACAAGCCTGATCCTGGCCGTTCCACCGCAAAGCAGTAG
- a CDS encoding M4 family metallopeptidase, which produces MKKKALALGLSFGLAASALTPASSLAAPKNVLSNYKISEQKGTPEFVSGNLTKASGHNAEAVVLGYLNQHKSAYNFGSQKAEDSFAVQSQQKDKLGSTVLRLQQVYKGVPVWGSTQVAHVDRDGVLTVVSGSTVPNLDQKSSLKNTKKISAKKAITKAVKDLGYTPDYEKAPTADLVVYTSGEKAVYAYLVNLNFLSPKPGNYNYFVEAATGKIVNKYNNLDEVNGGQAASKPGGSLTGTNVTGTGKGVLGDSKTLRTLLSGSTYYLQDNTRGTGIFTYDGKNRQSIPGSLWADADNTYNAAYDGAAVDAHYYAGVTYDYYKNVFGRNSFDNNGGALKSTVHYSRSYNNAFWNGTQMVYGDGDGTTFIPLSGGLDVVGHELTHAVTERSSNLVYQNESGALNEAISDIFGTLVEYYDNRNPDYEIGEDIYTPNTPNDALRSMSDPAKYGDPDHYSKRYTGTSDNGGVHTNSGIINKQAYLLAAGGTHYGVTVTGIGNSKLGAIYYRANTVYLTSNATFSQARAALVQAAADLYGAGSAEVNSVNKSFDAVGVY; this is translated from the coding sequence ATGAAGAAAAAGGCTCTGGCATTGGGATTATCATTTGGTTTGGCAGCATCGGCTCTTACACCGGCAAGTTCTTTAGCAGCACCAAAAAATGTGCTGTCCAATTACAAGATAAGCGAACAAAAAGGTACGCCTGAATTTGTTTCTGGAAATTTGACGAAAGCCTCTGGACATAATGCCGAAGCTGTTGTTCTTGGTTACTTAAACCAGCATAAGAGTGCATATAATTTTGGGTCACAAAAAGCGGAAGATTCTTTTGCTGTTCAGTCACAGCAAAAGGACAAGCTAGGTTCCACTGTTTTGCGCCTGCAGCAGGTATATAAGGGAGTTCCTGTCTGGGGTTCTACTCAGGTAGCTCATGTTGACAGAGACGGAGTTTTGACAGTGGTTTCAGGTTCAACTGTACCGAACCTTGATCAAAAGAGCAGCTTGAAAAATACTAAGAAAATCTCTGCTAAGAAGGCGATCACCAAGGCAGTTAAAGATCTTGGATATACTCCTGATTATGAAAAGGCGCCGACAGCCGATCTTGTTGTCTACACATCAGGTGAAAAAGCTGTTTATGCCTATCTTGTAAATTTAAATTTCCTGTCTCCAAAGCCCGGGAATTATAACTATTTTGTTGAAGCAGCTACAGGGAAGATTGTGAACAAGTATAATAACCTTGACGAAGTAAATGGTGGGCAGGCTGCTTCCAAACCAGGCGGAAGCTTAACCGGAACCAATGTAACCGGGACAGGAAAAGGTGTGCTTGGTGACTCAAAGACGTTGAGGACTTTGTTATCAGGCTCAACCTACTACTTGCAGGATAATACGAGAGGAACCGGGATCTTTACATATGACGGAAAGAACCGTCAATCCATTCCTGGTTCATTATGGGCGGATGCTGATAACACATATAATGCCGCATACGACGGTGCAGCAGTCGACGCACATTACTATGCAGGAGTGACATATGATTACTACAAAAACGTATTTGGACGCAACTCTTTTGATAATAATGGCGGAGCGCTGAAATCGACTGTCCATTACAGCCGCAGCTATAACAACGCCTTCTGGAACGGAACGCAGATGGTTTACGGAGATGGTGACGGAACAACATTTATTCCGTTATCCGGGGGCCTGGATGTAGTAGGGCATGAATTAACCCATGCCGTTACGGAACGCAGCTCCAATCTGGTGTACCAAAATGAATCAGGTGCATTAAACGAAGCCATCTCTGATATCTTCGGCACGCTCGTAGAGTACTATGATAACCGCAATCCTGATTATGAGATCGGAGAAGACATCTACACACCGAATACACCGAATGATGCTCTTCGTTCGATGAGTGATCCTGCGAAATACGGCGACCCTGATCACTATTCCAAGCGCTATACTGGAACGAGTGACAATGGGGGTGTCCATACGAACAGCGGAATCATCAACAAACAGGCTTATCTGCTTGCTGCAGGAGGAACCCATTACGGCGTAACGGTTACTGGCATCGGCAACAGCAAGCTTGGAGCGATCTATTACCGCGCCAACACGGTTTATCTCACGTCGAACGCCACGTTCAGCCAAGCGAGAGCAGCGCTCGTTCAAGCGGCAGCTGATCTGTATGGAGCAGGTTCTGCGGAAGTCAACTCGGTCAACAAGTCGTTTGATGCAGTCGGCGTCTATTAA
- the murA gene encoding UDP-N-acetylglucosamine 1-carboxyvinyltransferase has translation MEKIIVRGGRRLEGSVKVEGAKNAVLPVIAASILASKGTSTIKDVPTLADVYTINEVLRYLNIEVKFENGEIQVDASGALKTEAPFEYVRKMRASFLVMGPLLARVGLARIALPGGCAIGSRPIDQHLKGFEAMGATVKIGNGFIEASIDGRLKGAKIYLDFPSVGATENIITAAALAEGTTIIENAAKEPEIVCLANYINSMGGKVVGAGTGTIRIEGVEELSGSEHAVVPDRIEAGTYMVAAAITGGDVFVEGAIAEHLRPLIAKMEEMGVTIKDEETGLRVIGPKELKPVDIKTMPHPGFPTDLQSQMMALLLRANGTSVITETVFENRFMHVEEFRRMNGDIKIEGRSAVINGPVSLQGAEVAATDLRAGAALVLAGLVADGYTRVTELKHIDRGYVKFTEKLHDLGADIERVNEESTAAPAEEKSSVSLKSNLA, from the coding sequence TTGGAAAAAATCATTGTCCGTGGTGGTAGGCGGTTAGAAGGCTCTGTTAAAGTTGAAGGAGCAAAGAATGCCGTACTGCCTGTCATCGCAGCATCCATTTTAGCCAGTAAAGGCACAAGCACGATTAAAGATGTGCCGACCCTTGCTGATGTATATACGATTAACGAGGTACTGCGTTATTTAAATATTGAAGTTAAATTTGAGAATGGCGAGATCCAAGTGGATGCTTCAGGAGCTTTAAAAACAGAAGCGCCATTTGAATATGTTCGTAAAATGCGTGCATCCTTCTTGGTAATGGGACCTTTGCTTGCACGCGTAGGATTAGCGAGAATCGCACTTCCTGGCGGTTGTGCAATTGGATCACGTCCGATCGATCAGCACTTAAAAGGCTTTGAAGCCATGGGTGCCACTGTTAAAATCGGGAATGGATTTATTGAAGCCAGCATAGATGGCCGCCTTAAAGGTGCAAAAATTTATTTGGACTTCCCAAGTGTAGGAGCAACAGAAAACATTATTACGGCTGCTGCCCTTGCTGAAGGAACAACCATTATTGAAAATGCAGCCAAAGAGCCTGAGATTGTTTGCCTTGCAAACTACATCAACTCCATGGGAGGAAAAGTAGTAGGCGCAGGTACTGGTACAATCCGTATCGAAGGTGTTGAAGAGCTTTCAGGTTCGGAGCACGCAGTGGTTCCTGACCGCATTGAAGCAGGTACGTACATGGTTGCTGCAGCTATTACTGGCGGAGACGTTTTTGTTGAAGGCGCGATTGCCGAGCACCTTCGCCCATTAATCGCAAAAATGGAAGAAATGGGTGTTACCATTAAAGATGAGGAAACTGGTCTTCGTGTCATTGGTCCGAAAGAATTAAAACCAGTTGATATTAAAACTATGCCGCATCCGGGCTTCCCGACAGATTTGCAGTCTCAGATGATGGCATTGCTTCTTCGGGCAAACGGTACAAGTGTTATTACAGAAACTGTGTTTGAAAACCGTTTTATGCATGTTGAGGAATTCCGCCGCATGAACGGAGATATTAAAATCGAAGGCCGCTCTGCCGTAATCAACGGACCTGTATCATTACAGGGAGCCGAGGTTGCAGCAACTGACTTGCGAGCGGGAGCAGCACTGGTCCTTGCCGGCCTTGTAGCTGACGGTTATACGCGTGTAACTGAGCTTAAGCATATCGACCGCGGCTATGTGAAATTTACTGAAAAACTTCATGATCTTGGAGCTGACATCGAGCGTGTTAACGAAGAATCAACAGCCGCTCCAGCAGAAGAGAAATCATCGGTATCATTAAAATCTAATCTTGCTTAA